A stretch of Myxococcus hansupus DNA encodes these proteins:
- a CDS encoding dipeptidase yields MNRRLMNLLTAVPVTAALVAPPVLACTSMLVSKGATTDGATFVTYAADAHELYGELYYTPARHHAPGAMRDIIEWDTGKFLGRIPQPAVTYSVVGNMNEHQLSIGESTFGGREELAGPAGIVDYGSLIYTTLERAKTAREAIQVMTTLVAEHGYASSGESFSIADPKEAWLLEMIGKGKGEKGAVWVARKLPDGYLSAHANQARIGTFPLNDKQTTLYSPDVISFARAKGWFKGADKDFNFAETYNPIDFGGQRFSEARVWSIFRRAAPSMKLGAEYANGATPEKRLPLWVKPDKKLSVQDTMALMRDHFEGTPLDMTKDVGAGPYAVPYRWRPMTWEVDGKQYVHERAISTQQTGFSFVAQMRDWLPAPIGGVLWFGVDDTFTTVYTPMYAGIRQVPRNFAQGVASRGEFSWDSSFWVFNWVSNQAYARWSDIVQDVQREQGHLEGQFLADQADVEKRAQEQFKRSPEEARQYLTDYSLQQGEKVHTRWRKLGETLLVKYIDGNVRDDLGKVNHPKYQEAWYRRIVQENGKALAMPAKPAEAPAPAPAQPPAQKPAPKPTVAPAP; encoded by the coding sequence ATGAACCGACGCCTCATGAACCTGCTGACCGCGGTGCCCGTCACGGCCGCGCTGGTTGCCCCGCCCGTGCTCGCCTGTACCAGCATGCTGGTCTCCAAGGGGGCCACGACGGACGGTGCCACCTTCGTCACCTACGCGGCGGACGCGCACGAGCTGTACGGCGAGCTGTACTACACCCCCGCGCGCCACCACGCGCCCGGCGCCATGCGCGACATCATCGAGTGGGACACCGGCAAGTTCCTGGGCCGCATCCCCCAGCCCGCCGTGACGTACTCGGTGGTGGGCAACATGAACGAGCACCAGCTCTCCATCGGCGAGTCCACGTTCGGCGGACGCGAGGAGCTGGCGGGCCCCGCGGGCATCGTCGACTACGGCTCGCTCATCTACACCACGCTGGAGCGCGCGAAGACGGCGCGTGAGGCCATCCAGGTCATGACGACGCTGGTCGCCGAGCACGGCTATGCCTCCAGCGGCGAGTCGTTCTCCATCGCCGACCCGAAGGAGGCCTGGCTGCTGGAGATGATTGGCAAGGGCAAGGGCGAGAAGGGCGCGGTGTGGGTGGCCCGCAAGCTGCCGGACGGGTACCTCTCCGCGCACGCCAACCAGGCGCGCATCGGCACGTTCCCGCTCAATGACAAGCAGACGACGCTCTACTCGCCGGACGTCATCTCCTTCGCCCGGGCGAAGGGCTGGTTCAAGGGCGCCGACAAGGACTTCAACTTCGCGGAGACGTACAACCCCATCGACTTCGGCGGGCAGCGCTTCTCCGAGGCGCGCGTGTGGAGCATCTTCCGCCGCGCGGCGCCGTCCATGAAGCTGGGCGCGGAGTACGCGAACGGCGCCACGCCGGAGAAGCGGCTGCCGCTGTGGGTGAAGCCGGACAAGAAGCTGTCCGTGCAGGACACCATGGCGCTGATGCGCGACCACTTCGAGGGCACCCCGCTGGACATGACGAAGGACGTGGGCGCGGGCCCCTACGCGGTGCCCTACCGCTGGCGGCCCATGACGTGGGAGGTGGACGGCAAGCAGTACGTCCACGAGCGCGCCATCTCCACGCAGCAGACCGGCTTCTCCTTCGTCGCGCAGATGCGGGACTGGCTGCCGGCCCCCATTGGCGGCGTGCTCTGGTTCGGCGTGGATGACACCTTCACCACCGTCTACACGCCCATGTACGCCGGCATCCGGCAGGTGCCGCGCAACTTCGCGCAGGGCGTGGCCAGCCGCGGCGAGTTCTCCTGGGACTCGTCCTTCTGGGTCTTCAACTGGGTGTCGAACCAGGCCTACGCGCGCTGGAGCGACATCGTGCAGGACGTCCAGCGCGAGCAGGGCCACCTGGAAGGCCAGTTCCTCGCGGACCAGGCCGACGTCGAGAAGCGCGCCCAGGAGCAGTTCAAGCGCAGCCCGGAGGAGGCGCGTCAGTACCTGACGGACTACTCGCTCCAGCAGGGCGAGAAGGTCCACACCCGCTGGCGCAAGCTCGGGGAGACGCTGCTCGTGAAGTACATCGACGGCAACGTGCGCGACGACTTGGGCAAGGTGAACCACCCCAAGTACCAGGAGGCCTGGTACCGCCGCATCGTGCAGGAGAACGGCAAGGCGCTGGCGATGCCCGCCAAGCCCGCCGAGGCTCCGGCTCCGGCTCCGGCGCAGCCGCCCGCGCAGAAGCCGGCGCCCAAGCCCACCGTGGCCCCCGCGCCGTAA
- a CDS encoding ComEA family DNA-binding protein produces MRALCAVVMGLLLCGPGVAVAAKLRTQHTGTVNLNEATAAELDLLPGVGEKAAQRIIEHRQKRPFKRVEELVRVKGFGKKKFLKLKAHLALSGPTTLRVEQVPVPSEGKEVSTTND; encoded by the coding sequence GTGAGGGCCCTGTGCGCGGTGGTGATGGGCCTGCTGCTGTGCGGGCCCGGGGTGGCGGTGGCGGCGAAGCTGCGCACGCAGCACACGGGCACCGTGAACCTGAACGAGGCCACCGCGGCGGAGCTGGATTTGCTGCCGGGCGTCGGTGAGAAAGCGGCGCAGCGCATCATCGAGCATCGGCAGAAGCGGCCCTTCAAGCGCGTGGAGGAGCTGGTGCGCGTGAAGGGCTTCGGCAAGAAGAAGTTCCTCAAGCTCAAGGCGCATCTGGCGCTGAGCGGGCCCACGACGCTGCGAGTCGAACAGGTGCCCGTGCCCTCCGAGGGAAAGGAGGTGAGCACGACGAACGACTGA
- a CDS encoding dipeptidase, producing the protein MNRFVLAAVSLLGAPVLAAEPSEVSAKARAIHESALIIDTHLDTPLRMLDEGFDLGSTSPEGVGHVDLARARAGNLGAGFFSIWVSPQEPAGRYTHRALRLIDAVLQQVERHPEEMVLALSSKDIVAARSGKKKRLATLMGVEGGHAIEDDLGVLRLFYRLGVRYMTLTWSNSTGWADSSGDLDDPKVKRHGGLTDFGRDVVREMNRLGMLVDVSHVADATFFDVMKVTRAPVIASHSSARALANHPRNMTDDMLKAVAANGGVVMVNFYAAFIDDDFRKASAAMAPERKAAFDAVEARHANADAATRFRATFLENAAWVEKAKRPPLEVLINHIDHIAKVAGVAHVGLGSDFDGIDATPQGIDSVADLPRITEALVARGYTREQLHKILGGNLLRVFQEAERVSRELRAASATNR; encoded by the coding sequence GTGAATCGCTTCGTCCTTGCCGCGGTGAGTCTGCTGGGGGCGCCCGTGCTCGCCGCCGAGCCTTCGGAGGTGTCCGCGAAGGCCCGCGCCATCCACGAGTCCGCGCTCATCATCGACACGCACCTGGACACGCCCTTGCGGATGCTGGACGAGGGCTTCGACCTGGGCTCGACATCACCCGAAGGCGTGGGCCACGTGGACCTTGCCCGGGCGCGCGCGGGCAACCTGGGCGCGGGGTTCTTCTCCATCTGGGTTTCGCCCCAGGAGCCCGCGGGTCGGTATACGCACCGCGCGCTGCGCCTCATCGACGCGGTGCTTCAGCAGGTGGAGCGTCATCCGGAGGAGATGGTGCTCGCGCTGTCCTCCAAGGACATCGTCGCCGCGCGCTCTGGAAAGAAGAAGCGGCTGGCCACCTTGATGGGCGTCGAGGGTGGGCACGCGATTGAAGATGACCTGGGCGTGCTCCGCCTCTTCTATCGGCTGGGCGTGCGGTACATGACGTTGACGTGGTCCAACTCCACCGGCTGGGCCGACTCCTCCGGGGACCTGGATGACCCGAAGGTGAAGCGCCATGGCGGCCTCACGGACTTCGGACGCGACGTCGTCCGGGAGATGAACCGGCTGGGCATGCTGGTGGACGTGTCCCACGTCGCGGATGCGACCTTCTTCGACGTGATGAAGGTGACGCGGGCGCCGGTCATCGCCTCGCATTCCTCCGCGCGCGCGTTGGCGAACCATCCGCGCAACATGACGGATGACATGTTGAAGGCGGTGGCGGCCAACGGCGGCGTGGTGATGGTGAACTTCTACGCCGCGTTCATCGATGACGACTTCCGAAAGGCCTCCGCCGCGATGGCCCCTGAACGAAAGGCCGCCTTCGACGCCGTCGAGGCCCGGCATGCGAACGCCGACGCCGCCACCCGCTTCCGCGCCACCTTCCTGGAGAACGCGGCGTGGGTCGAGAAGGCGAAGCGGCCTCCGTTGGAGGTCCTCATCAACCACATCGACCACATCGCCAAGGTGGCGGGTGTCGCGCATGTGGGGCTCGGCTCGGACTTCGATGGCATCGACGCCACGCCGCAGGGCATCGACTCGGTGGCGGACCTGCCGCGCATCACCGAGGCGCTGGTGGCCCGAGGCTACACCCGTGAGCAGCTTCACAAGATTCTCGGAGGCAACCTGCTGCGCGTCTTTCAAGAGGCGGAGCGTGTCAGTCGTGAGCTGCGCGCGGCTTCCGCAACGAACCGTTGA
- a CDS encoding FHA domain-containing protein: MSKTAQCDTRTREVSWPVLLWELGASASRAGGAKPRVTDPIVLELRPRLGATASEVTLGRGAECDIVLAEPSVSRLHARFRREPHTGLWSVTDLESERGTYQDGVLILPGRPALLLCRSRLTLGNVELLFLQTYAAEQSVRASWTPSPVRLTRRR; encoded by the coding sequence GTGTCCAAGACAGCGCAGTGCGACACGCGAACTCGTGAGGTGAGCTGGCCGGTGTTGTTGTGGGAGCTGGGGGCCTCCGCATCCCGCGCGGGAGGGGCGAAGCCTCGCGTCACGGACCCCATCGTGTTGGAGCTTCGCCCGCGCCTGGGTGCCACGGCATCCGAGGTGACGCTGGGCCGCGGCGCCGAATGCGACATCGTCCTGGCCGAGCCCTCCGTGTCGCGCCTGCATGCCCGTTTCCGTCGGGAGCCGCACACGGGGCTGTGGAGCGTGACGGACCTGGAGAGTGAGCGCGGGACGTACCAGGACGGCGTGTTGATTCTGCCGGGCCGCCCCGCGCTGCTGCTGTGCCGTTCGCGGCTCACGCTGGGCAACGTGGAGCTCCTGTTCCTCCAGACGTATGCCGCCGAGCAGTCCGTGCGTGCGTCCTGGACGCCGTCCCCGGTGCGCTTGACCCGCCGGAGGTGA
- a CDS encoding TonB-dependent receptor plug domain-containing protein, producing MRWTFLAGPVVCLALSLPRPAGAQPSEAEATPPSVDAAEEAPKPPTQAGTSAEDSPAPEATPAVDTSSADATPARTTVVRGRTPPPPESPERRDPTGAITVIDARERAGEARDTAELLVGSVGLAVQDSGGYGQSKSLVVRGASSNGVLVFLDGIPLNGAGGLSDLSLIPAALVERFEVLRGGAGARYGSGGLGGAVNIITRAPGPNLRTSGEVTYGSWNTALGHVAATGPLLGGQALVLVHGGRSDGDFAYDVDDLPAVDGNPPVTERRARNNAQGGGALLRYRRRLAGGSRLDALAELSVENRAIPGTVQNPQSTGDQELGRLALGLRWFGVLDGLGQGSARGFFRRDALEVTGRIPGAGGAQRHSVGGVELEGRRPLGEHQSLTVTVATSGESVTQAENAQAAAWWRASVMAMDELRLFDGVLDVVPSMRLERVGPYWLLSPKLGASVELGRGFGLRANAGQSHRAPSFLELYIRQGTLLPNPGLKPERALYADAAAMWRSGRVSREDETPRWSVTAGGFAALYENLIAYELYPPLMARPYNFDTARVWGLELEGEARPFPWLLASTGYTWLRTENRYGDPRFFGKDLPNRPRHKWVGRVRAGPDWLNGRAEVLYQSAQLINRTGSLDLPSRTLVSAGASSTFLHKPEVTVSVELKNLLDVRTFDFTGFPLPGRAVYVTLAMALEPGASSTATPPHEPHASPASPVP from the coding sequence ATGCGGTGGACCTTCCTCGCCGGGCCTGTCGTGTGCCTGGCGCTCAGCCTCCCACGTCCCGCAGGGGCGCAGCCTTCCGAGGCCGAGGCCACGCCTCCGTCGGTGGACGCCGCCGAGGAAGCGCCCAAGCCTCCGACGCAGGCTGGGACGTCGGCGGAGGACTCGCCAGCGCCCGAGGCCACGCCCGCCGTCGATACCTCCAGCGCTGACGCCACACCCGCGCGCACCACCGTGGTTCGCGGCCGGACACCCCCTCCGCCCGAGTCGCCCGAGCGCAGGGACCCCACGGGCGCCATCACCGTCATCGACGCGCGCGAGCGGGCGGGTGAGGCACGCGACACCGCGGAGCTGCTCGTGGGCTCGGTGGGGCTCGCGGTGCAGGACTCCGGCGGGTACGGACAGAGCAAGAGCCTGGTGGTGCGAGGCGCGTCATCCAACGGCGTGCTCGTGTTCCTGGATGGCATTCCGCTCAACGGCGCGGGCGGCCTGTCGGACCTGTCGCTCATCCCCGCCGCGTTGGTGGAGCGCTTCGAGGTCCTCCGGGGCGGCGCGGGCGCGCGGTATGGCTCGGGAGGACTTGGCGGCGCGGTGAACATCATCACCCGCGCGCCTGGACCGAACCTGCGCACCAGCGGCGAAGTCACCTATGGGAGCTGGAACACGGCGCTGGGCCACGTGGCCGCCACGGGGCCGCTGCTCGGTGGACAGGCGCTGGTGCTGGTGCACGGGGGCCGGTCGGATGGTGACTTCGCCTACGACGTGGATGACCTCCCTGCGGTGGATGGCAATCCTCCAGTCACCGAGCGCCGCGCGCGCAACAACGCGCAGGGCGGTGGCGCGCTGCTGCGTTACCGGCGACGGCTGGCGGGGGGCTCGCGGTTGGATGCGCTCGCGGAGCTGTCCGTGGAGAACCGCGCCATCCCGGGCACGGTGCAGAACCCCCAGTCCACCGGAGACCAGGAGCTGGGCCGGTTGGCCTTGGGGCTGCGCTGGTTCGGTGTGCTCGACGGGCTGGGGCAGGGCAGTGCGCGAGGGTTCTTCCGGCGTGACGCGTTGGAGGTGACGGGCCGCATTCCCGGCGCGGGCGGCGCGCAGCGGCACTCGGTGGGCGGCGTGGAGTTGGAGGGCCGCCGGCCGCTGGGCGAGCACCAGTCGCTGACCGTGACCGTGGCGACGTCGGGCGAGAGCGTCACGCAGGCGGAGAACGCACAGGCCGCCGCGTGGTGGCGCGCGAGCGTCATGGCCATGGACGAGCTGAGGCTCTTCGACGGCGTGTTGGACGTGGTGCCCTCGATGCGGCTGGAGCGGGTGGGGCCCTACTGGCTGTTGTCTCCGAAGCTGGGCGCCTCCGTGGAGTTGGGGCGCGGCTTCGGGCTGCGCGCCAACGCGGGCCAATCCCACCGCGCGCCTTCCTTCCTGGAGCTGTACATCCGCCAGGGCACGTTGCTGCCCAATCCGGGGCTGAAGCCGGAGCGCGCGCTCTACGCGGACGCGGCGGCGATGTGGCGTTCGGGGCGGGTGAGCCGCGAGGACGAGACGCCTCGCTGGAGCGTCACCGCCGGTGGCTTCGCGGCGCTGTATGAGAATCTCATCGCCTATGAGCTGTACCCGCCGTTGATGGCGCGGCCCTACAACTTCGACACGGCCCGGGTGTGGGGGCTGGAGCTGGAGGGGGAGGCGCGGCCCTTCCCGTGGCTTCTGGCCAGCACCGGCTACACGTGGTTGCGCACGGAGAACCGCTACGGGGATCCGCGCTTCTTCGGCAAGGACCTGCCGAACCGTCCCCGGCACAAGTGGGTGGGGCGCGTGCGCGCGGGGCCCGACTGGCTCAACGGCCGCGCGGAGGTGCTCTATCAGTCCGCGCAGCTCATCAATCGCACGGGCTCGTTGGATTTGCCGTCGCGCACGCTGGTGAGCGCGGGCGCGTCCAGCACCTTCCTCCACAAACCCGAGGTCACCGTGTCCGTCGAGCTGAAGAACCTCCTCGATGTGCGGACCTTCGACTTCACCGGCTTTCCACTGCCCGGGCGCGCTGTCTACGTGACGCTCGCGATGGCGCTCGAGCCGGGCGCTTCCTCCACCGCCACACCCCCTCATGAGCCCCATGCCTCGCCCGCATCCCCTGTCCCCTGA
- a CDS encoding MXAN_6577-like cysteine-rich protein, with product MPRPHPLSPESFLPTLLLAATAALFFTGCPEEGAVCTSGLSVCGEACVDLRGDAANCGACGTTCGDGQTCEAGACGCRPGTESCGGACVATANDVANCGACGNACDAGLVCESGVCREGCSEGSLRCGDSCVDVRSDVLNCGACGTVCPDVQSCHEGRCGYDVVAACYTNGQLVGIQAGTDRLGPRRQFGSGVQTLASWDGYVLAADATASKLLQASAGALGTVVEEGSLGGVAGSPNDILVDPPYVYVVDSVNNTLQVLKREGPTQGAGLGLRTVTQVNLGANTSPQALAKWGTTLYVPLFGTGGSMFQFGNAVARVDISNPEQPRKVDTISLTGLDLKPFDGGTVLPLPYSVAATSTGVYVALTNLNPYNGYRPNGPGMLAKINPADGSVSAIDLGATDCLNAGYVEAVGDQLVVACLGESEYDEANGHSASSVRATGLVLVKDDAPVAAYALRVGCEPGTPGCHISVASRFAVSEGAVYLADTNAGRVFVVAVEDGRLVERRGFSSPQAVGPALEACPVDPRRPVSNAIDVTALN from the coding sequence ATGCCTCGCCCGCATCCCCTGTCCCCTGAGTCGTTCCTTCCCACGCTGTTGCTGGCGGCCACCGCGGCGCTGTTCTTCACCGGATGCCCGGAGGAAGGCGCGGTGTGCACCTCGGGCCTCTCCGTCTGCGGTGAGGCTTGCGTGGACCTGCGCGGCGACGCCGCGAACTGTGGCGCCTGTGGCACGACCTGTGGCGACGGGCAGACGTGTGAGGCCGGTGCCTGCGGGTGTCGTCCCGGGACGGAGTCGTGCGGTGGCGCCTGTGTGGCCACGGCGAACGACGTCGCGAACTGTGGTGCGTGTGGCAACGCCTGTGACGCCGGGCTCGTGTGTGAATCGGGCGTGTGCCGCGAAGGGTGCTCCGAGGGGAGCCTGCGCTGCGGCGACTCCTGCGTGGACGTCCGCTCGGACGTGCTCAACTGCGGCGCCTGCGGCACCGTGTGCCCGGACGTGCAGTCGTGCCACGAGGGCCGCTGTGGCTACGACGTGGTGGCGGCCTGCTACACGAACGGGCAGCTCGTGGGCATCCAGGCGGGGACGGACCGGCTCGGGCCTCGCCGTCAGTTCGGCTCGGGCGTGCAGACGCTCGCTTCGTGGGACGGTTACGTGCTCGCGGCGGATGCGACCGCGTCCAAGCTGCTCCAGGCGTCCGCCGGCGCGCTGGGCACGGTGGTGGAAGAGGGCTCCCTGGGCGGCGTGGCGGGCTCGCCCAACGACATCCTGGTGGATCCGCCCTATGTCTACGTCGTGGACTCGGTGAACAACACCTTGCAGGTGCTCAAGCGGGAAGGCCCCACGCAGGGCGCGGGCCTGGGGCTGCGCACCGTGACGCAGGTGAACCTGGGGGCGAACACCAGTCCGCAGGCGCTCGCGAAGTGGGGCACCACGCTGTATGTCCCCTTGTTCGGCACGGGCGGGTCCATGTTCCAGTTCGGCAATGCCGTGGCCCGCGTGGACATCTCCAACCCCGAACAGCCGCGCAAGGTGGACACGATTTCCCTCACCGGCCTGGACCTGAAGCCCTTCGACGGGGGCACGGTGTTGCCGTTGCCGTACTCCGTCGCGGCGACCTCCACGGGCGTCTACGTGGCCCTCACCAACCTGAACCCCTACAACGGCTACCGGCCCAACGGCCCGGGCATGCTCGCGAAAATCAACCCGGCGGATGGGAGCGTGAGCGCCATCGACCTGGGGGCGACGGACTGCCTCAACGCGGGCTACGTGGAGGCGGTGGGTGACCAGCTCGTGGTGGCGTGTCTCGGGGAGTCCGAATACGACGAGGCCAACGGCCACAGCGCCAGCTCGGTGCGCGCCACGGGGCTGGTGCTGGTGAAGGATGACGCGCCCGTGGCCGCGTATGCGCTCCGGGTGGGCTGCGAGCCCGGGACGCCGGGGTGCCACATCTCCGTGGCCAGCCGCTTCGCCGTGTCGGAAGGCGCGGTGTATCTGGCGGACACGAACGCGGGCCGCGTCTTCGTGGTGGCGGTCGAGGACGGGCGGTTGGTGGAGCGGCGCGGCTTCTCCTCACCGCAGGCCGTGGGCCCCGCGCTGGAGGCGTGCCCGGTGGACCCCCGCCGGCCCGTGTCCAACGCCATTGACGTGACCGCCCTGAACTGA
- a CDS encoding ABC transporter substrate-binding protein → MPMTTMTSRSRSGVPVLLVAVLCLFAGPVEAAEQATSSSLRTLGPPAPAKVRRVVTLAPSLSEMVLALGAGGTLVGVSRFDEAKAVAKLPRVGGFTDPSVEAVVALKPDLLLVQPGPGNQRPVEKMAELGVPVLLLPLHSVQDVLAALRAVGQALGKQTEADAIVSGIEATRARIREAAKKLPAPRVLFVYGFEPLVVAGPGSFADELLRDAGGINVAADAGSAYPVYSVERVVRARATVVVDAADVDVGKDKLRALPGVSGARWVDLPSLALLQPGPSLGQGLEELFRLLHPEGAGKGAP, encoded by the coding sequence ATGCCGATGACCACCATGACTTCCCGCTCGCGCTCCGGCGTCCCCGTGCTGCTCGTCGCGGTGCTGTGTTTGTTCGCTGGACCCGTGGAGGCGGCGGAGCAGGCCACCAGTTCGAGCCTTCGGACGTTGGGGCCGCCCGCGCCGGCCAAGGTCCGGCGGGTGGTGACGCTGGCGCCTTCGTTGTCGGAGATGGTGCTGGCGCTGGGCGCCGGGGGCACGCTGGTGGGCGTGTCCCGCTTCGACGAGGCGAAGGCGGTGGCGAAGCTGCCGCGCGTGGGCGGTTTCACGGACCCCTCGGTCGAGGCGGTGGTGGCGCTCAAGCCGGACCTGCTCCTGGTGCAGCCCGGACCGGGCAATCAGCGACCGGTGGAGAAGATGGCGGAGCTGGGCGTGCCCGTGCTGCTCCTTCCGTTGCACTCCGTGCAGGACGTCCTCGCGGCCCTCCGCGCGGTGGGGCAGGCGCTCGGCAAGCAGACGGAAGCCGACGCCATCGTGTCTGGCATCGAGGCGACGCGCGCGCGCATCCGTGAGGCGGCGAAGAAGCTGCCCGCGCCGCGCGTGTTGTTCGTCTATGGCTTCGAGCCGCTCGTGGTGGCGGGGCCCGGCTCCTTCGCGGACGAGCTGCTGCGGGACGCGGGCGGCATCAACGTGGCCGCGGACGCGGGCTCCGCGTATCCGGTGTACTCGGTGGAGCGCGTGGTGCGTGCCCGGGCCACCGTCGTGGTGGACGCGGCGGACGTGGACGTGGGCAAGGACAAGCTGCGGGCACTGCCTGGGGTGTCCGGCGCGCGCTGGGTGGACCTGCCATCGCTGGCGCTGCTGCAACCAGGGCCGTCGCTGGGCCAGGGGTTGGAGGAGCTCTTCCGGCTGCTGCACCCGGAGGGAGCGGGGAAGGGCGCGCCGTGA
- a CDS encoding FecCD family ABC transporter permease, which translates to MSEPAASRRTHGGAGGFRASRAAMLFGGFFVLAVGCLAVAMRFGEQSISLAAALTEPDSTDAVIFWSLRLPRALLGAIVGAGLAASGATLQGLLRNPLADPFVLGVSGGAALGATLALAVGLATVGEVAPGLGGAMARLSAPALCSFLGAGAAILFVLSASRGPASRAPYAALLTGVVFNAFASAAITLVKTLSDPDRLGEILYWLAGALGYERGATLVLSALLQAVAIGVMWALSARLNLLSLGDDDAASLGVPVAATRRWLLLASSASVAGAVALTGLIGFVGLIVPHLLRLAFGPDQRLLVPLSALGGAAFLVLSDLLARLAFPLFGAEPPVGVVTALLGGPLFLALLRRRVRLGTSH; encoded by the coding sequence GTGAGCGAGCCCGCTGCATCGCGACGGACACACGGCGGCGCGGGAGGGTTTCGGGCCTCGCGGGCGGCGATGTTGTTCGGAGGGTTCTTCGTGCTGGCGGTGGGCTGTCTGGCCGTGGCGATGCGCTTCGGCGAGCAGTCCATCTCCCTGGCCGCCGCGTTGACGGAGCCGGACTCCACCGACGCCGTCATCTTCTGGTCGCTGCGGCTTCCGCGAGCGCTCCTGGGCGCCATCGTGGGCGCGGGGCTGGCGGCGTCGGGCGCGACGCTTCAGGGGCTCTTGCGCAATCCGCTCGCGGATCCGTTCGTGCTCGGTGTGTCCGGCGGCGCCGCGCTGGGCGCGACGTTGGCGCTGGCGGTGGGGCTCGCCACCGTGGGCGAGGTGGCGCCCGGCTTGGGAGGCGCCATGGCCCGGCTCTCAGCGCCCGCGCTGTGCTCCTTCCTGGGCGCGGGGGCGGCCATCCTCTTCGTCCTGTCCGCCAGCCGGGGGCCCGCGTCGCGCGCGCCCTACGCGGCGCTGCTCACGGGCGTGGTGTTCAACGCGTTCGCATCCGCGGCCATCACCTTGGTGAAGACGCTGTCCGACCCCGACCGGCTGGGAGAAATCCTGTACTGGCTCGCGGGCGCGCTGGGCTACGAGCGCGGCGCCACGCTGGTGCTCTCCGCGCTGCTCCAGGCCGTCGCGATTGGCGTCATGTGGGCCCTCTCCGCACGGTTGAACCTGTTGTCGTTGGGCGACGATGACGCGGCGTCCCTGGGCGTGCCGGTGGCGGCGACCCGCCGGTGGTTGCTCCTGGCCTCCAGCGCGAGCGTCGCGGGCGCGGTGGCGCTGACGGGCTTGATTGGCTTTGTGGGCCTCATCGTGCCGCACCTCCTGCGGCTGGCGTTTGGCCCGGACCAGCGCCTGCTGGTGCCGTTGTCCGCGCTGGGGGGCGCGGCTTTCCTCGTGCTGTCGGACTTGCTGGCGCGGCTGGCTTTCCCCCTCTTTGGC